Proteins encoded within one genomic window of Paraburkholderia sp. HP33-1:
- a CDS encoding dTMP kinase yields MSDSVFEALKLKPHDYPGVLVTLCGVDGAGKSSLMARLESACTRAGLNCVTTFTPTRRIRKDAVFRQLVDSHWHTSNSGSGPDGSARRVDMLGILLSIMGDLFQHMTDTVIPALERGDVVFCDRYVYTSQAEIGTRSDPAETAPVLHSIAGHLLRPDVAFGLNVSGATSHRRVRARNDENDQPPPMRFLMRQVAAYRAVFEVNGVVALDAERSIDETFRTAFSHIVAIERLNRGFQVCDKMRVDRFG; encoded by the coding sequence ATGTCGGACAGTGTCTTCGAAGCGCTCAAGCTCAAACCGCACGATTATCCGGGCGTCCTCGTGACGTTGTGCGGTGTGGATGGAGCGGGGAAATCTTCGCTGATGGCAAGGCTCGAAAGCGCGTGCACGCGTGCGGGGCTCAACTGCGTGACGACGTTTACGCCGACCCGCCGGATCCGGAAAGATGCGGTGTTCCGGCAATTGGTCGACAGCCACTGGCATACCTCGAATTCTGGTTCCGGACCCGATGGAAGCGCACGGCGCGTCGACATGCTCGGCATTCTGCTGTCCATCATGGGGGACCTCTTCCAGCATATGACCGACACGGTGATCCCAGCACTGGAACGCGGTGACGTCGTCTTTTGCGACCGCTACGTGTACACGTCTCAGGCTGAAATCGGTACGCGCTCCGATCCCGCCGAGACTGCACCGGTGCTCCACAGCATCGCTGGCCATCTGCTGCGTCCCGACGTCGCCTTTGGCCTGAACGTTTCTGGCGCGACTTCACACCGACGCGTGCGGGCAAGGAACGACGAGAACGACCAGCCGCCGCCGATGCGCTTTCTGATGCGTCAGGTGGCGGCCTATCGCGCCGTGTTCGAGGTCAACGGCGTGGTCGCGCTGGATGCGGAGCGCAGTATCGACGAGACGTTCCGCACGGCATTCAGTCATATCGTTGCTATCGAACGGTTGAATCGGGGCTTTCAGGTATGCGACAAAATGCGCGTCGACAGGTTTGGATGA
- a CDS encoding molybdopterin cofactor-binding domain-containing protein has protein sequence MSGQMVNPDGVRNQIEGGILQTSSWTLYEETHFDRQRITSFDWSTYSMMRFPSVPKRVDVLLIDRPGLPFIGV, from the coding sequence ATGAGCGGGCAGATGGTGAATCCGGACGGCGTGCGCAATCAGATCGAAGGCGGGATCCTGCAAACCTCGAGCTGGACGCTCTATGAGGAAACCCATTTCGACCGGCAACGCATCACGAGCTTCGACTGGAGCACTTACTCGATGATGCGCTTCCCGTCCGTGCCCAAACGCGTGGACGTGCTGTTGATAGACCGGCCTGGCCTGCCGTTCATCGGTGTTTGA
- the phaP gene encoding TIGR01841 family phasin (Members of this family are phasins (small proteins associated with inclusions such as PHA granules). Note that several different families of phasins have been named PhaP despite very little sequence similarity to each other.), whose translation MIRSALFVADSHVLCMRLKDADSASSMELVMNSITPEQIVAVQKANVDTTFDFLNKTVNAVEKLTGLTLQAAKSGLAESQGALVRAFEAGAPHAFIAQQASQAQPAIEKAQSYWRQVYEIASGTRAEFLAVAETQLKKYQHDAQLYAENLAKTAPAGSETAVTAWKTFITTLIETANTAYDTATKAVKQAGASAETDISVAASSSTRRVRQLAAPVETSDE comes from the coding sequence ATGATCCGTTCCGCACTATTCGTGGCTGACAGCCATGTTCTGTGCATGCGGCTCAAAGACGCCGATTCCGCATCTTCCATGGAGCTAGTGATGAACAGTATTACCCCGGAACAAATCGTCGCTGTACAGAAAGCGAATGTCGATACAACGTTCGACTTCCTGAACAAAACCGTCAATGCAGTCGAGAAGCTCACCGGGCTGACTCTGCAAGCCGCGAAGTCCGGTCTCGCGGAAAGTCAGGGCGCCTTGGTGAGGGCGTTTGAGGCGGGCGCGCCGCACGCGTTTATCGCGCAACAGGCAAGCCAGGCACAACCTGCGATCGAAAAGGCACAGTCCTATTGGCGCCAGGTTTACGAAATTGCATCGGGCACCCGAGCGGAATTTCTGGCGGTTGCGGAAACGCAGCTCAAGAAGTACCAACACGATGCGCAGCTCTACGCCGAAAACCTGGCGAAAACTGCACCCGCAGGAAGCGAAACCGCTGTGACGGCATGGAAGACGTTCATCACGACGCTCATCGAGACGGCGAATACGGCCTATGACACTGCGACGAAGGCCGTGAAGCAGGCGGGCGCGAGTGCGGAGACCGATATCAGCGTGGCGGCGTCGAGTTCCACCAGGCGCGTTCGACAACTCGCGGCGCCGGTCGAAACCAGCGACGAGTAA
- a CDS encoding hemerythrin domain-containing protein has translation MQYPTARRAVQTIVREHQQLSAVVNGMARYVESLSEGGHAPEPMVMRAMLYYIREYPEQIHHPKEDKYLLARLRTRTDELDDVIEELEAQHVAGEARVRDLERALTRYELSGSAEAPALRALVGEYAAFYSHHRRLEEEVILPAALQFLTAADWMELDEVFGENHDPFSGSEIQGELDRLYSLIFSTVSGTIQ, from the coding sequence ATGCAATACCCAACGGCGCGCCGGGCGGTACAGACCATTGTGCGCGAACATCAGCAGCTTTCGGCGGTGGTCAATGGCATGGCCCGTTATGTCGAGTCATTGTCGGAAGGCGGGCATGCGCCCGAACCGATGGTGATGCGGGCCATGCTTTACTACATTCGGGAATATCCGGAGCAGATTCATCATCCCAAGGAAGACAAATATCTGCTCGCGCGCTTGCGAACGCGCACGGACGAACTGGACGACGTCATCGAAGAGCTGGAGGCGCAGCATGTAGCAGGCGAAGCGCGGGTACGTGATCTTGAACGCGCGCTGACCCGATATGAACTGAGCGGATCTGCCGAGGCGCCGGCACTGCGGGCCTTGGTTGGAGAATACGCGGCGTTTTACAGCCATCACAGGCGGCTGGAAGAGGAAGTGATTTTACCGGCCGCGTTGCAGTTTCTGACCGCGGCCGACTGGATGGAACTGGACGAGGTGTTCGGCGAAAATCACGATCCGTTCAGCGGCAGCGAGATTCAAGGGGAATTGGACCGTTTGTACTCGTTGATCTTCAGTACGGTCTCCGGGACGATTCAATAA